The Primulina eburnea isolate SZY01 chromosome 6, ASM2296580v1, whole genome shotgun sequence genome contains a region encoding:
- the LOC140833956 gene encoding uncharacterized protein isoform X2, whose product MSQHSEDNQENNDEEHRSLLDYTQPSIHGMMSSIVRPRIQANNFEIKPAIIQMIQTSIQFGGTPTDDPNVHIANFLEICDTFKHNGVTDDAIRLRLFPFSLRDKAKSWLNSLPAGSITTWEEMGQAFLSKYFPPSKTVKMRNDITNFVQHDPETLYEAWERFKDLMRRCPHHDLPIWLQVQTFYNGLFPANRSMIDAAAGGTLMRKTPQEAYELLEEMATNSYQWQAEKNIPRIIAGVHQVHNFTAIAAQLEELNRKIDCMSTLAMSVQTISCELCGGGHLRTACQIGNPFMSSIEQANFVENSSRPQCYHYSSTYNPGGWRSNPYSSWPNQNQQNHVDSVRQPPQALAQHEQKPNMEELMTKFIANAETRLQKQDTSIHNLEVQVGKLASMMSEQAQGTTPKNTVVNRSEIVNAIMVRSVREVDSKKENIEELKDEVKPKTELSPSIVIAPQLPEAIEKAPCEDEFSAVLDLQKLYVNAPPLVDALKKKTTHTKLWPGFRPGKKKLEEHTVVDLTKGCPTIFQQQMPQKLDDPGSFTIPCTICSKKFSNVLCDLGASINLIPFSIFLKLGLEELKPVNMTLKLADCSTKHPIGIIEDVLVKIDKFIFPVDFIVLDMEDDFDVPIILGRPFLATSKALIDVHGGNLILRVDNEQVFFNVFKSNNKPHACNERKCYKIDAFDTLALDLLKDSRLVKEVIKESLMDEKEMSKSEIEPFTPPHNLFSQNKDKLLKFLRLCKDALNTLKESVKLKDLEDFFGEVLVNAKPQGNKNQPTRVKEPSLKKFEGSDNERHEVNS is encoded by the coding sequence ATGTCGCAACATTCGGAAGACAACCAGGAAAATAATGACGAGGAGCACAGATCACTACTGGACTATACACAACCATCTATACACGGCATGATGTCCAGCATTGTCAGGCCAAGGATTCAAGCAAACAATTTTGAGATTAAGCCAGCGatcatccagatgattcagacaTCCATTCAATTTGGAGGCACACCAACAGATGATCCTAATGTTCACATTGCTAATTTCCTggaaatttgtgatacttttaaaCATAATGGAGTTACTGACGATGCTATCAGGTTGCGTTTATTTCCGTTTTCATTACGTGACAAAGCTAAATCTTGGTTGAATTCTTTGCCGGCGGGATCAATCACGACTTGGGAAGAAATGGGGCAAGCTTTTTTGtccaaatattttccaccttCCAAGACTGTAAAAATGCGAAATGATATAACGAATTTTGTGCAACATGATCCTGAGACACTGTATGAGGCTTGGGAGCGATTTAAGGACTTAATGAGACGATGCCCACATCATGACTTGCCTATTTGGCTTCAGGTACAAACTTTTTACAATGGTTTATTTCCTGCTAATCGTTCCATGATTGATGCAGCTGCAGGAGGCACTTTAATGAGAAAAACGCCACAAGAAGCCTATGAACTATTGGAAGAGATGGCAACTAATAGCTATCAATGGCAAGCAGAAAAAAATATCCCAAGGATAATAGCAGGAGTACATCAAGTTCATAATTTTACTGCCATTGCAGCTCAGTTAGAAGAGCTGAATAGGAAAATTGATTGTATGAGCACTTTAGCTATGTCCGTTCAGACCATATCTTGTGAGTTATGTGGAGGAGGCCATCTTCGCACTGCTTGTCAAATTGGAAATCCATTTATGTCATCAATAGAGCAAGCCAACTTTGTGGAAAATTCTAGCAGACCTCAGTGTTACCACTATTCAAGCACATACAATCCTGGTGGTTGGAGAAGTAATCCTTATTCTTCATGGCCAAATCAGAATCAACAAAATCATGTGGACTCTGTTCGACAACCTCCACAGGCATTAGCACAGCACGAACAAAAGCCGAATATGGAGGAATTAATGACCAAGTTTATTGCGAATGCGGAGACAAGATTACAAAAGCAAGACACATCAATCCATAACTTGGAGGTTCAAGTGGGTAAATTGGCTAGTATGATGTCTGAACAAGCTCAGGGAACCACGCCAAAAAACACTGTGGTAAATCGCAGTGAGATAGTCAATGCCATCATGGTGAGAAGTGTTAGGGAAGTTGACTCTAAGAAGGAAAACATAGAGGAGCTTAAGGATGAAGTAAAGCCCAAAACAGAACTATCCCCATCTATTGTCATTGCCCCGCAACTCCCCGAGGCAATAGAAAAAGCTCCATGTGAAGATGAATTTTCAGCAGTTCTTGATCTGCAGAAGTTATATGTAAATGCCCCTCCTTTGGTTGATGCTTTGAAGAAAAAGACCACGCACACAAAATTATGGCCGGGATTTCGACCTGGCAAAAAGAAGCTGGAAGAGCATACGGTGGTTGACTTAACGAAGGGATGCCCAACTATTTTCCAGCAACAAATGCCTCAAAAGCTTgatgatccagggagttttaccaTACCTTGCACTATTTGTTCTAAGAAATTCTCTAatgttttatgtgatttaggtgcaAGCATTAATTTAATTCCCTTTTCTATTTTTTTGAAACTTGGACTTGAGGAGCTAAAGCCAGTGAATATGACCCTGAAGCTTGCTGACTGTTCTACTAAACATCCTATAGGTATCATCGAAGATGTATTGGTTAAgatagacaaatttatattCCCTGTAGATTTTATTGTGCTTGATATGGAGGATGATTTCGATGTTCCTATTATTTTAGGAAGACCATTTTTAGCAACTAGTAAAGCTTTAATCGATGTCCATGGGGGAAATTTAATCCTTAGGGTAGATAATGAACAAGTTTTTTTCAATGTGTTCAAGTCTAATAATAAGCCACATGCATGTAATGAGCGTAAATGCTATAAAATCGATGCTTTTGATACTTTAGCActtgatcttttgaaagatAGCAGGTTGGTGAAAGAAGTCATCAAAGAGAGCCTAATGGACGAAAAGGAGATGTCAAAGTCAGAAATTGAACCCTTCACCCCGCCACATAATCTTTTTAGCCAAAACAAGGACAAACTTCTAAAGTTTCTTCGTCTATGTAAGGATGCTCTGAATACTTTGAAGGAATCAGTGAAGCTGAAAGATTTGGAGGATTTTTTTGGCGAAGTTCTAGTGAATGCAAAACCTCAGGGAAATAAAAATCAGCCAACACGGGTAAAGGAACCATCGTTAAAAAAGTTTGAGGGGAGCGATAATGAGCGCCATGAGGTTAATTCCTGA
- the LOC140833956 gene encoding uncharacterized protein isoform X1, which produces MLSRLRKARTLMSQHSEDNQENNDEEHRSLLDYTQPSIHGMMSSIVRPRIQANNFEIKPAIIQMIQTSIQFGGTPTDDPNVHIANFLEICDTFKHNGVTDDAIRLRLFPFSLRDKAKSWLNSLPAGSITTWEEMGQAFLSKYFPPSKTVKMRNDITNFVQHDPETLYEAWERFKDLMRRCPHHDLPIWLQVQTFYNGLFPANRSMIDAAAGGTLMRKTPQEAYELLEEMATNSYQWQAEKNIPRIIAGVHQVHNFTAIAAQLEELNRKIDCMSTLAMSVQTISCELCGGGHLRTACQIGNPFMSSIEQANFVENSSRPQCYHYSSTYNPGGWRSNPYSSWPNQNQQNHVDSVRQPPQALAQHEQKPNMEELMTKFIANAETRLQKQDTSIHNLEVQVGKLASMMSEQAQGTTPKNTVVNRSEIVNAIMVRSVREVDSKKENIEELKDEVKPKTELSPSIVIAPQLPEAIEKAPCEDEFSAVLDLQKLYVNAPPLVDALKKKTTHTKLWPGFRPGKKKLEEHTVVDLTKGCPTIFQQQMPQKLDDPGSFTIPCTICSKKFSNVLCDLGASINLIPFSIFLKLGLEELKPVNMTLKLADCSTKHPIGIIEDVLVKIDKFIFPVDFIVLDMEDDFDVPIILGRPFLATSKALIDVHGGNLILRVDNEQVFFNVFKSNNKPHACNERKCYKIDAFDTLALDLLKDSRLVKEVIKESLMDEKEMSKSEIEPFTPPHNLFSQNKDKLLKFLRLCKDALNTLKESVKLKDLEDFFGEVLVNAKPQGNKNQPTRVKEPSLKKFEGSDNERHEVNS; this is translated from the exons atgttaTCGAG GCTAAGGAAAGCACGAACACTAATGTCGCAACATTCGGAAGACAACCAGGAAAATAATGACGAGGAGCACAGATCACTACTGGACTATACACAACCATCTATACACGGCATGATGTCCAGCATTGTCAGGCCAAGGATTCAAGCAAACAATTTTGAGATTAAGCCAGCGatcatccagatgattcagacaTCCATTCAATTTGGAGGCACACCAACAGATGATCCTAATGTTCACATTGCTAATTTCCTggaaatttgtgatacttttaaaCATAATGGAGTTACTGACGATGCTATCAGGTTGCGTTTATTTCCGTTTTCATTACGTGACAAAGCTAAATCTTGGTTGAATTCTTTGCCGGCGGGATCAATCACGACTTGGGAAGAAATGGGGCAAGCTTTTTTGtccaaatattttccaccttCCAAGACTGTAAAAATGCGAAATGATATAACGAATTTTGTGCAACATGATCCTGAGACACTGTATGAGGCTTGGGAGCGATTTAAGGACTTAATGAGACGATGCCCACATCATGACTTGCCTATTTGGCTTCAGGTACAAACTTTTTACAATGGTTTATTTCCTGCTAATCGTTCCATGATTGATGCAGCTGCAGGAGGCACTTTAATGAGAAAAACGCCACAAGAAGCCTATGAACTATTGGAAGAGATGGCAACTAATAGCTATCAATGGCAAGCAGAAAAAAATATCCCAAGGATAATAGCAGGAGTACATCAAGTTCATAATTTTACTGCCATTGCAGCTCAGTTAGAAGAGCTGAATAGGAAAATTGATTGTATGAGCACTTTAGCTATGTCCGTTCAGACCATATCTTGTGAGTTATGTGGAGGAGGCCATCTTCGCACTGCTTGTCAAATTGGAAATCCATTTATGTCATCAATAGAGCAAGCCAACTTTGTGGAAAATTCTAGCAGACCTCAGTGTTACCACTATTCAAGCACATACAATCCTGGTGGTTGGAGAAGTAATCCTTATTCTTCATGGCCAAATCAGAATCAACAAAATCATGTGGACTCTGTTCGACAACCTCCACAGGCATTAGCACAGCACGAACAAAAGCCGAATATGGAGGAATTAATGACCAAGTTTATTGCGAATGCGGAGACAAGATTACAAAAGCAAGACACATCAATCCATAACTTGGAGGTTCAAGTGGGTAAATTGGCTAGTATGATGTCTGAACAAGCTCAGGGAACCACGCCAAAAAACACTGTGGTAAATCGCAGTGAGATAGTCAATGCCATCATGGTGAGAAGTGTTAGGGAAGTTGACTCTAAGAAGGAAAACATAGAGGAGCTTAAGGATGAAGTAAAGCCCAAAACAGAACTATCCCCATCTATTGTCATTGCCCCGCAACTCCCCGAGGCAATAGAAAAAGCTCCATGTGAAGATGAATTTTCAGCAGTTCTTGATCTGCAGAAGTTATATGTAAATGCCCCTCCTTTGGTTGATGCTTTGAAGAAAAAGACCACGCACACAAAATTATGGCCGGGATTTCGACCTGGCAAAAAGAAGCTGGAAGAGCATACGGTGGTTGACTTAACGAAGGGATGCCCAACTATTTTCCAGCAACAAATGCCTCAAAAGCTTgatgatccagggagttttaccaTACCTTGCACTATTTGTTCTAAGAAATTCTCTAatgttttatgtgatttaggtgcaAGCATTAATTTAATTCCCTTTTCTATTTTTTTGAAACTTGGACTTGAGGAGCTAAAGCCAGTGAATATGACCCTGAAGCTTGCTGACTGTTCTACTAAACATCCTATAGGTATCATCGAAGATGTATTGGTTAAgatagacaaatttatattCCCTGTAGATTTTATTGTGCTTGATATGGAGGATGATTTCGATGTTCCTATTATTTTAGGAAGACCATTTTTAGCAACTAGTAAAGCTTTAATCGATGTCCATGGGGGAAATTTAATCCTTAGGGTAGATAATGAACAAGTTTTTTTCAATGTGTTCAAGTCTAATAATAAGCCACATGCATGTAATGAGCGTAAATGCTATAAAATCGATGCTTTTGATACTTTAGCActtgatcttttgaaagatAGCAGGTTGGTGAAAGAAGTCATCAAAGAGAGCCTAATGGACGAAAAGGAGATGTCAAAGTCAGAAATTGAACCCTTCACCCCGCCACATAATCTTTTTAGCCAAAACAAGGACAAACTTCTAAAGTTTCTTCGTCTATGTAAGGATGCTCTGAATACTTTGAAGGAATCAGTGAAGCTGAAAGATTTGGAGGATTTTTTTGGCGAAGTTCTAGTGAATGCAAAACCTCAGGGAAATAAAAATCAGCCAACACGGGTAAAGGAACCATCGTTAAAAAAGTTTGAGGGGAGCGATAATGAGCGCCATGAGGTTAATTCCTGA